In the genome of Syngnathoides biaculeatus isolate LvHL_M chromosome 14, ASM1980259v1, whole genome shotgun sequence, one region contains:
- the znf148 gene encoding zinc finger protein 148 isoform X2 gives MTRRSESVATLCKMNTEDRLEGMLFKCSSGGIDSGGRVGLVMTLGERSLVNHPLLAEDDEDEDEDENLTVSSLVTHDLVPPEQLMMQEMSKNSGGGDEEGGGEPGVHFPLKLTHKLPCLPLNIKQELKLTEQPLQLKRDKKAVKDLIVCPKKKKRKQRSPAKILSINEDGSFGIQSPKCHVCIHCNAAFRTNYHLQRHVFIHTGEKPFQCSQCDMRFIQKYLLQRHEKIHTGEKPFRCDECGMKFIQKYHMERHKRTHSGEKPYQCDYCHQYFSRTDRVLKHRRMCHENRERKNNKAAHKSGALHESDGFSPFLTKECTLPKKKRQKCADKSDSSGSSNAGRAEELKATVKEHEMKEEERLNKSDVLPLFAVSSKVKHEYVIGEYSVELPEETTSQHQAEDLSTEEAGTPKLVLKKVSKRSLKQPTDQASCLATLSSFEENNKVSHYTFEIVDKQSLLDEVGNTESVETPTKPAASSTNYDDAMQFLKKKRYLQAAVANNSRGYSLNTSSISSQPTVTQTVVSAVIDETVPATILEPQPINTEIKASQDRNVLPDEVLQSLLDHYSSKANGQSEISFSVADTEVTSSISINSSDVSDGSPSESLGATSTPTQPPTEKASLLQEYSKFLQQALERTSQNDSYLTSQSLSLVTENPTLAGQPLFSTEKQLPSPSRFKSGTSSPLRSTIEKPHFGLLVGDSQHSFSFSGDETTPPSTVSPSEEDFLEQVSPSKKTDSSQAILQTFQINTFDPNFKSHFQTSKSGSSSQFTGANGQVSLRGHSTEFSEFSLVRVTETRSQLNSSPDLSSSETFG, from the exons ATGACCCGAagaagtg AGTCAGTTGCTACTCTATGTAAGATGAACACAGAGGACAGGTTGGAGGGCATGCTGTTTAAGTGCAGCAGTGGAGGGATTGATAGCGGCGGGAGAGTCGGACTGGTGATGACTCTTGGGGAGCGATCGCTGGTGAACCACCCGTTGTTGGCAGAAGACGACGAAGACGAGGACGAAGATGAGAACTTGACCGTGAGCTCGCTAGTGACTCATGACCTGGTGCCTCCGGAGCAGCTGATGATGCAGGAGATGTCCAAAAACAGTGGAGGAGGTGATGAAGAGGGAGGAGGCGAGCCGGGGGTGCACTTCCCCCTGAAGCTCACCCATAAGTTGCCCTGCTTGCCT CTCAACATTAAGCAGGAATTAAAACTGACCGAGCAGCCACTCCAACTCAAGAGAGACAAAAAAGCAGTCAAGGACCTTATCGTGTGtcccaagaagaagaaaaggaaacaGCGCTCACCAGCCAAG ATTCTAAGCATAAATGAGGACGGTTCATTTGGCATACAAAGCCCCAAATGCCATGTTTGTATTCACTGTAATGCAGCATTCAGAACCAACTACCATctacagaggcatgtctttattCACACAG GCGAGAAACCATTTCAGTGTAGCCAGTGTGACATGCGCTTCATTCAGAAATACCTTCTCCAGAGACATGAGAAAATCCACACCG GTGAGAAGCCTTTCCGCTGCGATGAGTGTGGTATGAAGTTCATCCAGAAGTATCACATGGAGAGACACAAGCGGACACACAGCGGGGAGAAGCCCTACCAATGCGACTACTGTCACCAG TACTTTTCCAGAACTGATCGTGTTTTAAAGCACAGAAGAATGTGCCATGAAAATCGAGAGAGAAAGAACAACAAGGCTGCCCATAAAAGTGGAGCACTGCATGAATCGGATGGTTTCAGCCCATTTCTCACCAAAGAGTGCACATTACCCAAGAAAAAACGGCAAAAATGTGCGGACAAGTCCGACAGTTCTGGCTCCTCCAATGCCGGCCGAGCAGAAGAGCTCAAGGCGACTGTTAAAGAACATGaaatgaaagaggaagagagaCTAAATAAAAGTGATGTTCTGCCTCTTTTTGCTGTCTCCTCCAAAGTCAAACATGAATATGTGATTGGGGAATACTCTGTGGAGCTTCCAGAAGAAACTACCAGCCAACACCAAGCTGAAGACTTGTCAACGGAGGAGGCAGGAACCCCTAAACTAGTCTTGAAGAAGGTGTCTAAGAGGAGCCTTAAACAGCCCACTGACCAAGCTTCTTGCCTCGCAACTCTGTCCTCATTTGAGGAAAACAATAAAGTCTCGCATTATACCTTTGAAATCGTGGACAAGCAAAGCCTTTTAGATGAAGTGGGTAACACCGAATCAGTGGAAACTCCAACAAAGCCTGCAGCTAGCAGCACAAACTATGACGACGCCATGCAGTTCCTCAAGAAGAAACGTTACCTTCAAGCAGCAGTGGCCAACAACAGTCGCGGTTACAGCCTGAACACGAGCAGCATCTCTTCTCAGCCAACTGTTACCCAAACTGTTGTGTCAGCAGTCATTGACGAAACAGTCCCTGCCACCATTCTGGAACCGCAGCCTATTAACACTGAGATTAAGGCTTCTCAAGACAGGAATGTGTTACCAGATGAGGTTCTTCAAAGTCTGTTGGACCACTACTCCAGCAAAGCTAACGGCCAATCAGAAATTTCCTTTAGCGTGGCCGATACAGAGGTTACATCAAGCATATCCATAAATTCCTCAGATGTTTCGGATGGCAGCCCATCGGAGAGCCTTGGCGCTACCAGTACTCCGACTCAGCCACCGACTGAGAAAGCCAGTCTCTTGCAAGAATACTCCAAATTTCTCCAGCAAGCATTGGAGAGGACCAGTCAGAACGACAGCTACCTGACAAGCCAGAGTCTCAGCTTGGTCACGGAAAATCCAACCTTAGCGGGGCAGCCGCTGTTCTCCACCGAGAAACAGTTACCTTCTCCCAGTAGGTTCAAATCAGGGACGAGCTCCCCACTAAGATCCACTATAGAGAAACCTCACTTTGGACTACTAGTCGGGGACTCTCAgcactcattttcattttcaggtgATGAAACCACTCCCCCTTCGACAGTGTCCCCCTCAGAGGAGGACTTCCTGGAACAGGTGTCACCTTCCAAAAAGACAGACTCCTCTCAAGCGATACTGCAGACGTTTCAAATTAACACATTTGATCCAAACTTCAAGTCTCATTTCCAGACCTCGAAATCTGGTTCCTCTTCACAGTTTACAGGTGCCAATGGACAAGTAAGTCTACGAGGCCACAGCACAGAATTCTCAGAGTTTTCATTAGTTAGAGTGACTGAGACCAGGTCCCAACTGAACTCCTCCCCAGACCTTTCATCAAGTGAAACCTTTGGTTGA
- the znf148 gene encoding zinc finger protein 148 isoform X3, with protein sequence MNTEDRLEGMLFKCSSGGIDSGGRVGLVMTLGERSLVNHPLLAEDDEDEDEDENLTVSSLVTHDLVPPEQLMMQEMSKNSGGGDEEGGGEPGVHFPLKLTHKLPCLPLNIKQELKLTEQPLQLKRDKKAVKDLIVCPKKKKRKQRSPAKILSINEDGSFGIQSPKCHVCIHCNAAFRTNYHLQRHVFIHTGEKPFQCSQCDMRFIQKYLLQRHEKIHTGEKPFRCDECGMKFIQKYHMERHKRTHSGEKPYQCDYCHQYFSRTDRVLKHRRMCHENRERKNNKAAHKSGALHESDGFSPFLTKECTLPKKKRQKCADKSDSSGSSNAGRAEELKATVKEHEMKEEERLNKSDVLPLFAVSSKVKHEYVIGEYSVELPEETTSQHQAEDLSTEEAGTPKLVLKKVSKRSLKQPTDQASCLATLSSFEENNKVSHYTFEIVDKQSLLDEVGNTESVETPTKPAASSTNYDDAMQFLKKKRYLQAAVANNSRGYSLNTSSISSQPTVTQTVVSAVIDETVPATILEPQPINTEIKASQDRNVLPDEVLQSLLDHYSSKANGQSEISFSVADTEVTSSISINSSDVSDGSPSESLGATSTPTQPPTEKASLLQEYSKFLQQALERTSQNDSYLTSQSLSLVTENPTLAGQPLFSTEKQLPSPSRFKSGTSSPLRSTIEKPHFGLLVGDSQHSFSFSGDETTPPSTVSPSEEDFLEQVSPSKKTDSSQAILQTFQINTFDPNFKSHFQTSKSGSSSQFTGANGQVSLRGHSTEFSEFSLVRVTETRSQLNSSPDLSSSETFG encoded by the exons ATGAACACAGAGGACAGGTTGGAGGGCATGCTGTTTAAGTGCAGCAGTGGAGGGATTGATAGCGGCGGGAGAGTCGGACTGGTGATGACTCTTGGGGAGCGATCGCTGGTGAACCACCCGTTGTTGGCAGAAGACGACGAAGACGAGGACGAAGATGAGAACTTGACCGTGAGCTCGCTAGTGACTCATGACCTGGTGCCTCCGGAGCAGCTGATGATGCAGGAGATGTCCAAAAACAGTGGAGGAGGTGATGAAGAGGGAGGAGGCGAGCCGGGGGTGCACTTCCCCCTGAAGCTCACCCATAAGTTGCCCTGCTTGCCT CTCAACATTAAGCAGGAATTAAAACTGACCGAGCAGCCACTCCAACTCAAGAGAGACAAAAAAGCAGTCAAGGACCTTATCGTGTGtcccaagaagaagaaaaggaaacaGCGCTCACCAGCCAAG ATTCTAAGCATAAATGAGGACGGTTCATTTGGCATACAAAGCCCCAAATGCCATGTTTGTATTCACTGTAATGCAGCATTCAGAACCAACTACCATctacagaggcatgtctttattCACACAG GCGAGAAACCATTTCAGTGTAGCCAGTGTGACATGCGCTTCATTCAGAAATACCTTCTCCAGAGACATGAGAAAATCCACACCG GTGAGAAGCCTTTCCGCTGCGATGAGTGTGGTATGAAGTTCATCCAGAAGTATCACATGGAGAGACACAAGCGGACACACAGCGGGGAGAAGCCCTACCAATGCGACTACTGTCACCAG TACTTTTCCAGAACTGATCGTGTTTTAAAGCACAGAAGAATGTGCCATGAAAATCGAGAGAGAAAGAACAACAAGGCTGCCCATAAAAGTGGAGCACTGCATGAATCGGATGGTTTCAGCCCATTTCTCACCAAAGAGTGCACATTACCCAAGAAAAAACGGCAAAAATGTGCGGACAAGTCCGACAGTTCTGGCTCCTCCAATGCCGGCCGAGCAGAAGAGCTCAAGGCGACTGTTAAAGAACATGaaatgaaagaggaagagagaCTAAATAAAAGTGATGTTCTGCCTCTTTTTGCTGTCTCCTCCAAAGTCAAACATGAATATGTGATTGGGGAATACTCTGTGGAGCTTCCAGAAGAAACTACCAGCCAACACCAAGCTGAAGACTTGTCAACGGAGGAGGCAGGAACCCCTAAACTAGTCTTGAAGAAGGTGTCTAAGAGGAGCCTTAAACAGCCCACTGACCAAGCTTCTTGCCTCGCAACTCTGTCCTCATTTGAGGAAAACAATAAAGTCTCGCATTATACCTTTGAAATCGTGGACAAGCAAAGCCTTTTAGATGAAGTGGGTAACACCGAATCAGTGGAAACTCCAACAAAGCCTGCAGCTAGCAGCACAAACTATGACGACGCCATGCAGTTCCTCAAGAAGAAACGTTACCTTCAAGCAGCAGTGGCCAACAACAGTCGCGGTTACAGCCTGAACACGAGCAGCATCTCTTCTCAGCCAACTGTTACCCAAACTGTTGTGTCAGCAGTCATTGACGAAACAGTCCCTGCCACCATTCTGGAACCGCAGCCTATTAACACTGAGATTAAGGCTTCTCAAGACAGGAATGTGTTACCAGATGAGGTTCTTCAAAGTCTGTTGGACCACTACTCCAGCAAAGCTAACGGCCAATCAGAAATTTCCTTTAGCGTGGCCGATACAGAGGTTACATCAAGCATATCCATAAATTCCTCAGATGTTTCGGATGGCAGCCCATCGGAGAGCCTTGGCGCTACCAGTACTCCGACTCAGCCACCGACTGAGAAAGCCAGTCTCTTGCAAGAATACTCCAAATTTCTCCAGCAAGCATTGGAGAGGACCAGTCAGAACGACAGCTACCTGACAAGCCAGAGTCTCAGCTTGGTCACGGAAAATCCAACCTTAGCGGGGCAGCCGCTGTTCTCCACCGAGAAACAGTTACCTTCTCCCAGTAGGTTCAAATCAGGGACGAGCTCCCCACTAAGATCCACTATAGAGAAACCTCACTTTGGACTACTAGTCGGGGACTCTCAgcactcattttcattttcaggtgATGAAACCACTCCCCCTTCGACAGTGTCCCCCTCAGAGGAGGACTTCCTGGAACAGGTGTCACCTTCCAAAAAGACAGACTCCTCTCAAGCGATACTGCAGACGTTTCAAATTAACACATTTGATCCAAACTTCAAGTCTCATTTCCAGACCTCGAAATCTGGTTCCTCTTCACAGTTTACAGGTGCCAATGGACAAGTAAGTCTACGAGGCCACAGCACAGAATTCTCAGAGTTTTCATTAGTTAGAGTGACTGAGACCAGGTCCCAACTGAACTCCTCCCCAGACCTTTCATCAAGTGAAACCTTTGGTTGA
- the znf148 gene encoding zinc finger protein 148 isoform X1 — protein MGFCWVHPHLENKHVRFIEDSKLSIGVNAFDCPTSHRNSVGIGDSLTMTRRSESVATLCKMNTEDRLEGMLFKCSSGGIDSGGRVGLVMTLGERSLVNHPLLAEDDEDEDEDENLTVSSLVTHDLVPPEQLMMQEMSKNSGGGDEEGGGEPGVHFPLKLTHKLPCLPLNIKQELKLTEQPLQLKRDKKAVKDLIVCPKKKKRKQRSPAKILSINEDGSFGIQSPKCHVCIHCNAAFRTNYHLQRHVFIHTGEKPFQCSQCDMRFIQKYLLQRHEKIHTGEKPFRCDECGMKFIQKYHMERHKRTHSGEKPYQCDYCHQYFSRTDRVLKHRRMCHENRERKNNKAAHKSGALHESDGFSPFLTKECTLPKKKRQKCADKSDSSGSSNAGRAEELKATVKEHEMKEEERLNKSDVLPLFAVSSKVKHEYVIGEYSVELPEETTSQHQAEDLSTEEAGTPKLVLKKVSKRSLKQPTDQASCLATLSSFEENNKVSHYTFEIVDKQSLLDEVGNTESVETPTKPAASSTNYDDAMQFLKKKRYLQAAVANNSRGYSLNTSSISSQPTVTQTVVSAVIDETVPATILEPQPINTEIKASQDRNVLPDEVLQSLLDHYSSKANGQSEISFSVADTEVTSSISINSSDVSDGSPSESLGATSTPTQPPTEKASLLQEYSKFLQQALERTSQNDSYLTSQSLSLVTENPTLAGQPLFSTEKQLPSPSRFKSGTSSPLRSTIEKPHFGLLVGDSQHSFSFSGDETTPPSTVSPSEEDFLEQVSPSKKTDSSQAILQTFQINTFDPNFKSHFQTSKSGSSSQFTGANGQVSLRGHSTEFSEFSLVRVTETRSQLNSSPDLSSSETFG, from the exons atgggtttttgcTGGGTACACCCACATTTGGAAAACAAGCACGTTCGGTTCATTGAAGATTCAAAATTGTCGATAGGTGTGAATGCCTTTGACTGTCCTACCTCTCACCGAAACTCAGTTGGGATAGGCGACAGCTTGACCATGACCCGAagaagtg AGTCAGTTGCTACTCTATGTAAGATGAACACAGAGGACAGGTTGGAGGGCATGCTGTTTAAGTGCAGCAGTGGAGGGATTGATAGCGGCGGGAGAGTCGGACTGGTGATGACTCTTGGGGAGCGATCGCTGGTGAACCACCCGTTGTTGGCAGAAGACGACGAAGACGAGGACGAAGATGAGAACTTGACCGTGAGCTCGCTAGTGACTCATGACCTGGTGCCTCCGGAGCAGCTGATGATGCAGGAGATGTCCAAAAACAGTGGAGGAGGTGATGAAGAGGGAGGAGGCGAGCCGGGGGTGCACTTCCCCCTGAAGCTCACCCATAAGTTGCCCTGCTTGCCT CTCAACATTAAGCAGGAATTAAAACTGACCGAGCAGCCACTCCAACTCAAGAGAGACAAAAAAGCAGTCAAGGACCTTATCGTGTGtcccaagaagaagaaaaggaaacaGCGCTCACCAGCCAAG ATTCTAAGCATAAATGAGGACGGTTCATTTGGCATACAAAGCCCCAAATGCCATGTTTGTATTCACTGTAATGCAGCATTCAGAACCAACTACCATctacagaggcatgtctttattCACACAG GCGAGAAACCATTTCAGTGTAGCCAGTGTGACATGCGCTTCATTCAGAAATACCTTCTCCAGAGACATGAGAAAATCCACACCG GTGAGAAGCCTTTCCGCTGCGATGAGTGTGGTATGAAGTTCATCCAGAAGTATCACATGGAGAGACACAAGCGGACACACAGCGGGGAGAAGCCCTACCAATGCGACTACTGTCACCAG TACTTTTCCAGAACTGATCGTGTTTTAAAGCACAGAAGAATGTGCCATGAAAATCGAGAGAGAAAGAACAACAAGGCTGCCCATAAAAGTGGAGCACTGCATGAATCGGATGGTTTCAGCCCATTTCTCACCAAAGAGTGCACATTACCCAAGAAAAAACGGCAAAAATGTGCGGACAAGTCCGACAGTTCTGGCTCCTCCAATGCCGGCCGAGCAGAAGAGCTCAAGGCGACTGTTAAAGAACATGaaatgaaagaggaagagagaCTAAATAAAAGTGATGTTCTGCCTCTTTTTGCTGTCTCCTCCAAAGTCAAACATGAATATGTGATTGGGGAATACTCTGTGGAGCTTCCAGAAGAAACTACCAGCCAACACCAAGCTGAAGACTTGTCAACGGAGGAGGCAGGAACCCCTAAACTAGTCTTGAAGAAGGTGTCTAAGAGGAGCCTTAAACAGCCCACTGACCAAGCTTCTTGCCTCGCAACTCTGTCCTCATTTGAGGAAAACAATAAAGTCTCGCATTATACCTTTGAAATCGTGGACAAGCAAAGCCTTTTAGATGAAGTGGGTAACACCGAATCAGTGGAAACTCCAACAAAGCCTGCAGCTAGCAGCACAAACTATGACGACGCCATGCAGTTCCTCAAGAAGAAACGTTACCTTCAAGCAGCAGTGGCCAACAACAGTCGCGGTTACAGCCTGAACACGAGCAGCATCTCTTCTCAGCCAACTGTTACCCAAACTGTTGTGTCAGCAGTCATTGACGAAACAGTCCCTGCCACCATTCTGGAACCGCAGCCTATTAACACTGAGATTAAGGCTTCTCAAGACAGGAATGTGTTACCAGATGAGGTTCTTCAAAGTCTGTTGGACCACTACTCCAGCAAAGCTAACGGCCAATCAGAAATTTCCTTTAGCGTGGCCGATACAGAGGTTACATCAAGCATATCCATAAATTCCTCAGATGTTTCGGATGGCAGCCCATCGGAGAGCCTTGGCGCTACCAGTACTCCGACTCAGCCACCGACTGAGAAAGCCAGTCTCTTGCAAGAATACTCCAAATTTCTCCAGCAAGCATTGGAGAGGACCAGTCAGAACGACAGCTACCTGACAAGCCAGAGTCTCAGCTTGGTCACGGAAAATCCAACCTTAGCGGGGCAGCCGCTGTTCTCCACCGAGAAACAGTTACCTTCTCCCAGTAGGTTCAAATCAGGGACGAGCTCCCCACTAAGATCCACTATAGAGAAACCTCACTTTGGACTACTAGTCGGGGACTCTCAgcactcattttcattttcaggtgATGAAACCACTCCCCCTTCGACAGTGTCCCCCTCAGAGGAGGACTTCCTGGAACAGGTGTCACCTTCCAAAAAGACAGACTCCTCTCAAGCGATACTGCAGACGTTTCAAATTAACACATTTGATCCAAACTTCAAGTCTCATTTCCAGACCTCGAAATCTGGTTCCTCTTCACAGTTTACAGGTGCCAATGGACAAGTAAGTCTACGAGGCCACAGCACAGAATTCTCAGAGTTTTCATTAGTTAGAGTGACTGAGACCAGGTCCCAACTGAACTCCTCCCCAGACCTTTCATCAAGTGAAACCTTTGGTTGA